A region from the Acidobacteriota bacterium genome encodes:
- the hisB gene encoding imidazoleglycerol-phosphate dehydratase HisB, whose translation MRKSSIKRVSKETNIQMSLTIEGRGSYQISTGIRFFDHMLELFAHHGGFDLKIKARGDLDVDQHHTVEDVGIVLGQAFDKALGSKRGILRAGYFVMPMDETLGLVAVDFCGRTAAVIDTKVRTRMVGDLQAELVYDFFEAFARGARANVHARILYGRSSHHKIEVLFKAFARALRAACWRDARMIRLLPTTKGVL comes from the coding sequence ATGAGGAAGAGCAGCATTAAACGAGTCAGCAAAGAAACAAATATTCAGATGTCGCTCACGATCGAAGGCCGGGGGAGCTACCAGATTTCGACGGGCATCCGCTTCTTCGATCACATGCTCGAGCTATTCGCACATCACGGTGGATTCGATCTAAAAATCAAAGCCCGAGGGGATCTCGACGTCGACCAGCATCACACCGTGGAGGACGTCGGCATTGTGCTCGGACAGGCATTCGACAAAGCACTGGGCAGCAAGCGCGGCATTCTACGGGCTGGTTATTTCGTGATGCCGATGGACGAAACCCTGGGCCTGGTTGCAGTGGATTTTTGCGGACGTACGGCAGCGGTGATCGACACCAAGGTTCGCACGCGCATGGTGGGGGATCTGCAGGCGGAGTTGGTATACGACTTCTTTGAGGCCTTTGCCCGCGGCGCGCGCGCCAATGTTCACGCGCGAATTCTTTACGGGCGTTCCAGCCACCACAAGATTGAAGTCCTGTTCAAAGCGTTCGCGCGCGCCCTGCGTGCCGCCTGCTGGCGTGACGCGAGGATGATCCGCCTCCTTCCGACAACGAAAGGAGTGCTGTAA
- the argC gene encoding N-acetyl-gamma-glutamyl-phosphate reductase has translation MGAKLKTAVLGATGYSGLELTRLLARHSQVDTPLLLRRGNQSESAGQFTLPVSGNGHSASEPFSWEKLHEKRIELLFLATPHEVSRELVPEAIARGLRVIDLSGAWRIKQDQNRAVYGFKDADAVAAAELTEHAVYGLPEFHAAQIRDAALVANPGCYATSVILGLAPLLAAKIVDREKGIISDSKSGVSGAGKEPTPRTHFVSVADNFSAYSVFGHRHTGEILEQLKLASPEFIFTPHLLPIPRGILSTIYVHLNCETTAAEIASCFGSFYKKQRWVRIFAPSTLPQIADSLHTNYCDIGFSLAGDGRRLVVVSCLDNLLKGAAGQAVQNMNLMYGWSEEEGLL, from the coding sequence ATGGGGGCGAAACTCAAAACTGCGGTGCTTGGGGCCACCGGTTATTCCGGTCTCGAGCTGACTCGCCTGCTCGCGCGGCATTCGCAAGTGGATACTCCGCTGCTGCTTCGGCGCGGCAACCAATCGGAGAGCGCCGGGCAATTCACCCTTCCCGTCTCCGGCAACGGCCACTCAGCGAGCGAGCCGTTTTCATGGGAGAAGCTCCACGAGAAACGCATCGAGCTGTTGTTCCTGGCGACTCCGCATGAGGTTTCTCGCGAGCTTGTGCCGGAAGCAATTGCCCGCGGGTTGCGCGTGATTGACTTGAGCGGCGCATGGCGGATCAAGCAGGATCAAAATCGCGCGGTCTATGGTTTCAAAGATGCCGACGCCGTAGCCGCCGCGGAGCTTACCGAACATGCTGTCTACGGATTACCTGAGTTTCATGCTGCGCAAATCCGAGACGCCGCACTGGTCGCCAATCCTGGATGCTACGCGACTTCCGTGATTCTTGGCCTGGCACCGCTGCTTGCAGCGAAGATCGTTGACCGTGAGAAGGGAATCATCTCCGATTCCAAGTCTGGCGTTTCCGGAGCAGGGAAGGAGCCAACGCCTCGCACTCACTTTGTATCTGTGGCGGATAACTTTTCTGCCTACTCAGTATTTGGCCATCGCCACACCGGAGAGATCCTTGAACAGCTGAAACTGGCATCGCCCGAATTTATTTTTACTCCTCATCTGCTGCCAATCCCGCGCGGAATTCTATCTACCATCTACGTGCATCTAAATTGTGAGACCACAGCTGCGGAAATCGCTTCCTGCTTCGGCAGTTTTTACAAAAAGCAACGATGGGTGCGCATTTTTGCACCCTCGACGTTGCCGCAGATTGCGGACTCGCTTCATACCAACTACTGCGACATTGGGTTTTCATTAGCTGGGGATGGACGCCGTCTGGTGGTGGTTTCGTGCCTCGATAATTTGTTGAAAGGCGCTGCGGGCCAAGCCGTACAGAACATGAATCTCATGTATGGCTGGAGCGAAGAGGAGGGACTGCTATGA
- a CDS encoding ArgR family transcriptional regulator: MTKLARQKAILEIVQQGPVASQEHLQRALLKRGCDVGQATLSRDIHELNLVKTPEGYARMPVASNGEPALPPASRLVREFVLDVRPAQNLLVIKTSVGSAQPVAAALDAERWPETVGTIAGDDAILIVCPDTKSAVRLAARIREMLA, translated from the coding sequence ATGACCAAGCTTGCCCGACAGAAGGCCATCCTTGAGATTGTTCAGCAAGGACCGGTGGCCAGCCAGGAGCATCTGCAGCGCGCGCTGCTCAAGCGCGGTTGCGACGTCGGCCAAGCCACGCTTTCGCGTGACATCCACGAACTGAACCTGGTCAAGACTCCCGAAGGGTATGCACGCATGCCGGTCGCCTCGAATGGCGAGCCGGCTCTGCCGCCTGCATCGCGGCTGGTCAGGGAATTTGTGCTCGACGTGCGGCCTGCCCAGAACCTGCTGGTGATCAAAACTTCCGTGGGTAGCGCTCAGCCTGTAGCTGCCGCGCTGGACGCGGAGCGCTGGCCGGAAACCGTGGGGACAATCGCCGGTGATGACGCGATTCTGATTGTCTGCCCGGATACGAAATCTGCTGTACGCCTTGCCGCCCGCATCCGGGAGATGCTGGCGTAA
- a CDS encoding LysR family transcriptional regulator — protein MDFDQLITFLEVAKLGSFSRAGQKVFRSQSAVSAQIRQLEQEYGDRLLDRSGKDVTLTPAGRVLLAYAERMTQLRDESKLAVADHGTAPRGKLVVGANEATCLYVLPDVFAKYCHLHPEVQLSIYRNFSYKIVEKLENGTIDVGIVTLPIKSAKLKTVPIYRDQLMWMVSPQNRLAKQDAVSIGEIAHEPMLLPKTGYTRRLMDKLLRPHEAELQVRMELPSVGMIKSFVAAGLGVSLISASFARDQVLAGRVKLIALKEKELWRELGLAYRRDRTLTQAARTFITSVRQLASASR, from the coding sequence ATGGACTTCGATCAGCTCATTACGTTTCTGGAGGTTGCCAAACTGGGCAGCTTCTCGCGTGCCGGGCAGAAAGTGTTTCGCTCGCAGTCCGCTGTAAGCGCGCAGATCCGGCAACTGGAACAGGAGTACGGCGATCGTCTTCTCGACCGTTCCGGCAAGGACGTAACCCTCACTCCCGCAGGCCGCGTATTGCTTGCCTATGCGGAGCGCATGACGCAGTTGCGGGACGAATCGAAGCTGGCCGTAGCCGATCATGGCACCGCACCCCGCGGGAAGTTGGTTGTTGGAGCGAATGAAGCGACGTGTCTTTACGTGCTCCCCGATGTCTTCGCCAAATATTGCCACCTGCACCCTGAGGTACAACTCAGCATCTACCGGAACTTCAGCTACAAGATCGTCGAGAAACTGGAAAACGGCACGATTGATGTTGGCATCGTGACCTTGCCTATCAAGTCCGCAAAACTGAAAACTGTTCCAATCTATCGCGATCAGTTGATGTGGATGGTGAGCCCGCAGAACCGCCTCGCAAAACAGGACGCGGTTTCGATCGGCGAAATCGCGCATGAACCGATGCTTCTCCCTAAGACCGGTTATACCCGGCGCCTCATGGACAAGCTGCTTCGTCCGCACGAAGCCGAATTGCAGGTTCGGATGGAACTGCCGAGCGTTGGCATGATCAAGAGTTTTGTCGCTGCCGGACTGGGCGTGTCGCTCATCAGCGCCAGTTTCGCCCGCGACCAGGTACTGGCGGGACGCGTGAAACTGATTGCCCTCAAGGAAAAGGAATTGTGGAGGGAACTGGGGCTGGCATACCGGCGCGATCGTACGCTGACACAGGCGGCGCGAACCTTCATTACTTCGGTGCGGCAACTGGCTTCCGCTTCGCGGTGA
- the hisC gene encoding histidinol-phosphate transaminase: MLSARAAVRTLPSYHPPLGGRQGLRLDFNENTVGCSPRVLERLRQIDPEQLARYPEREPVERAVAEFLGVDPSELLLTNGVDEAIHLVCETYLEPQDEALIVVPTFSMYRIYAAATGARVVEIPAAQDFRFPTDAVLNRITPRTRLIAVANPNNPTGALAPQEDLLKIARSAPDAAILVDEAYFEFCGQTLLKSWRELPNIFVARTFSKAYGLAGLRVGVLLGAAEQISSARLVSSPYNVNGIALNCLPDALADQEYIRRYVSEVCAGRARLQKSLQANEIPFWPSQANFVLARFNLPTFAATMKEKGILVRDRSSDYGCEGCVRMTLGPPAHTDRLLAALQETLQESRVAQGVSR, from the coding sequence ATGCTTAGCGCGCGTGCAGCGGTGCGCACATTGCCTTCCTATCATCCTCCGCTCGGCGGCCGGCAAGGACTGCGGCTTGACTTCAACGAAAATACGGTTGGATGTTCGCCGCGTGTGCTGGAACGTTTGCGGCAAATCGATCCGGAACAGTTAGCGCGATATCCAGAGCGCGAGCCGGTGGAGAGAGCCGTTGCTGAATTTCTCGGCGTGGATCCGTCTGAACTGCTTTTGACCAACGGAGTCGACGAAGCGATTCATCTGGTGTGCGAGACATATCTGGAGCCACAAGACGAGGCTCTGATCGTTGTGCCGACATTTTCGATGTACCGAATCTATGCTGCGGCGACCGGTGCGCGAGTCGTCGAGATTCCCGCGGCTCAAGATTTTCGGTTCCCTACGGATGCAGTGCTAAACAGAATCACACCTCGCACGCGTTTGATCGCGGTGGCAAATCCGAACAATCCGACTGGAGCTCTGGCTCCACAAGAGGACCTGCTGAAGATTGCGCGCTCAGCGCCAGACGCAGCAATTCTGGTGGACGAAGCGTACTTTGAATTCTGTGGTCAGACTCTCCTGAAATCGTGGCGCGAACTACCCAACATCTTCGTGGCGCGCACGTTTTCGAAAGCATACGGACTGGCTGGATTGCGCGTGGGCGTGCTGCTTGGCGCTGCTGAACAGATTAGCAGTGCGCGACTGGTAAGTTCGCCTTACAACGTAAACGGCATCGCCCTCAACTGCCTTCCTGATGCGCTCGCCGACCAGGAATACATCCGGCGATATGTGAGCGAAGTTTGCGCGGGGCGGGCACGACTACAGAAATCCTTACAAGCCAACGAAATTCCTTTCTGGCCGAGCCAGGCAAATTTCGTGCTCGCGCGTTTCAATCTGCCGACCTTCGCGGCGACGATGAAGGAAAAGGGAATCTTGGTCCGCGACCGATCAAGTGACTATGGATGCGAGGGCTGCGTTCGCATGACGCTGGGCCCACCCGCGCACACCGACCGACTGCTCGCAGCCCTGCAGGAAACTCTGCAGGAGTCCCGCGTCGCGCAAGGAGTCTCCCGATGA
- the hisD gene encoding histidinol dehydrogenase, whose translation MQVLSGKAAERAVDRISRRGLQPAAVEPMVRRIIRDVRRDGDRALRRYAQRWDELDASQSLRVADAELEAAAEFLTPQLKQSLRQAAGNIRRFCEWQKPASWMRERNGMRLGQTVLPLESVGCYVPGGRYPLVSTLLMTVIPAQVAGVGNIRVASPKPSLEVLGAAQLLGVREFYRVGGAQAIAALAYGTKSVPRVDKIVGPGNSYVTAAKKLVSFDCAIDLLAGPTEAVVLSESGTPEFIASDLVAQGEHDPEALGVFITCTRALADAVANEVQELTKQNRVAQQSLRYGVVLLASSRDQARGWANRLAPEHITVDAEDLPFIRNAGSIFVGDYSPQAAGDYASGPNHVLPTAGQARFRGGLSVTDFVKIVTVQQLSSTGLQRIAKTVECLAQTEGLAGHSHSIRVRCSHA comes from the coding sequence ATGCAGGTGCTTTCAGGAAAGGCTGCGGAGCGGGCCGTGGACCGCATCAGCAGGCGCGGACTTCAACCCGCTGCGGTTGAGCCGATGGTGCGGCGCATCATTCGTGACGTCCGCCGCGATGGTGACCGCGCTTTGCGAAGGTATGCCCAGCGCTGGGATGAGCTCGATGCAAGCCAATCTCTGCGCGTAGCGGATGCAGAATTGGAGGCTGCGGCAGAATTTCTCACGCCGCAGCTTAAACAGAGCCTGCGGCAGGCTGCAGGGAACATTCGGCGTTTCTGTGAATGGCAAAAGCCTGCGTCCTGGATGCGAGAACGCAATGGCATGCGTCTTGGACAGACAGTACTTCCGCTGGAGTCGGTGGGATGTTACGTGCCCGGCGGGCGTTATCCGCTAGTTTCAACTTTGCTGATGACTGTGATTCCGGCTCAGGTTGCAGGAGTGGGAAACATCCGGGTTGCGTCGCCCAAGCCATCGCTGGAGGTTCTCGGCGCAGCACAGTTGCTGGGCGTCCGCGAATTCTATCGTGTGGGAGGAGCGCAGGCGATTGCGGCTCTGGCATATGGGACTAAGAGCGTGCCGCGTGTGGACAAAATCGTTGGCCCCGGCAATTCGTATGTCACGGCCGCGAAGAAACTGGTTTCCTTCGACTGTGCGATTGATTTACTGGCGGGCCCAACCGAGGCGGTGGTATTGAGCGAATCAGGAACGCCAGAGTTTATTGCTTCCGATCTGGTGGCTCAGGGCGAACACGATCCGGAGGCGCTAGGCGTATTCATCACCTGTACACGCGCATTGGCAGACGCGGTTGCAAACGAAGTCCAGGAGTTGACGAAACAAAATCGGGTCGCCCAGCAGTCCCTTCGATACGGCGTGGTGCTGCTAGCCTCCTCACGCGATCAGGCACGGGGGTGGGCGAATCGCCTTGCCCCTGAACACATCACCGTCGACGCAGAGGACTTGCCGTTCATTCGCAATGCCGGGTCGATTTTTGTGGGCGACTACTCGCCACAGGCAGCGGGTGACTACGCTTCCGGTCCCAATCACGTTTTGCCGACAGCGGGTCAAGCCCGCTTTCGCGGAGGCTTGAGCGTTACGGATTTTGTGAAGATCGTCACGGTCCAGCAGCTTTCTTCTACTGGACTGCAGCGGATCGCAAAGACTGTTGAGTGTCTTGCACAGACTGAAGGACTGGCGGGTCATTCACACTCGATCCGCGTGAGGTGCAGTCATGCTTAG
- a CDS encoding ATP phosphoribosyltransferase — MKIRLGIPKGSLQEATLQLFARAGLPVYTDGRSYFAKTADPEIECLLIRAQEMARYVEHGAIDAGLTGLDWVIESGLEVVTVSDLIYAKRSRGKVRWVLAAPEDSPFQKAEDLSNKIIATELVNVTRNYFSSKGVDVRVEFSWGATEVKPPMLADAIVEVTETGSSLKANRLRILETVLESNTQIIANKTAYADSGKRRKIDNLALMLRGAMEAQDRVGLMLNVRKENLEAVLAVLPALKNPTVSTLSDPNWLAVSTVIEESASWEIVPRLKEAQAQGIVEYPLNKVVM; from the coding sequence GTGAAGATACGCCTTGGAATTCCCAAAGGCAGTCTGCAAGAGGCCACGTTGCAACTGTTCGCGCGTGCCGGCCTCCCCGTCTATACCGATGGTAGGTCGTACTTCGCGAAAACTGCCGATCCGGAAATTGAATGTCTGTTGATTCGCGCACAGGAAATGGCTCGCTATGTCGAGCACGGCGCAATTGATGCCGGCCTGACCGGTCTCGACTGGGTGATCGAGAGCGGACTGGAAGTCGTGACGGTCAGCGATCTTATCTACGCCAAGCGCAGCCGCGGAAAGGTGCGCTGGGTTCTGGCTGCGCCAGAAGATTCTCCGTTCCAGAAGGCGGAGGATCTCTCTAACAAAATCATCGCTACAGAGCTGGTGAACGTGACGCGCAACTATTTTTCCAGCAAGGGAGTAGACGTGCGCGTGGAATTTTCCTGGGGCGCTACGGAAGTCAAGCCGCCGATGCTGGCCGACGCAATCGTTGAGGTGACTGAGACCGGTAGTTCCCTCAAGGCGAATCGTCTTCGGATCCTTGAAACCGTGCTCGAGTCCAATACTCAGATTATTGCCAACAAGACTGCCTACGCAGACTCCGGCAAACGCCGGAAGATCGACAATCTCGCCCTCATGTTACGCGGTGCGATGGAAGCGCAAGATCGGGTCGGGCTCATGCTCAACGTTCGAAAAGAAAACCTCGAGGCTGTGCTGGCCGTGCTGCCAGCTCTCAAGAATCCTACGGTTTCAACGCTCAGCGATCCCAATTGGCTTGCCGTCAGTACGGTGATTGAGGAGTCGGCGTCGTGGGAAATTGTTCCACGACTGAAGGAGGCGCAAGCACAGGGCATCGTGGAATATCCGCTTAACAAGGTGGTGATGTAA
- a CDS encoding N-acetyltransferase, which translates to MRTREAVLPDAEQVHSLIAAYSGDGTLLPRTLAEICENIRDFVVLEYGDRIIGCGALHLYGPHLAEIRSITVDPSQQSGGGGKRLVKALLAQAEKHRVTCVCLFTRIPDFFSRMGFTVAAHQDLPDKIHKDCYKCPRLHYCDEVAMIRGEVPRFAILPAPTNWLKIQA; encoded by the coding sequence ATGCGTACGCGTGAGGCGGTCCTTCCGGATGCCGAGCAGGTCCATTCCCTGATTGCGGCATACTCCGGCGACGGCACTTTGTTGCCTCGCACGCTGGCAGAGATCTGCGAGAACATCCGTGATTTTGTGGTTCTCGAATACGGTGACCGGATCATCGGCTGTGGTGCGCTGCATCTCTATGGGCCCCACCTTGCAGAGATTCGTTCGATCACCGTCGACCCCTCGCAGCAGAGCGGCGGAGGCGGCAAGCGTCTGGTGAAGGCTCTTCTCGCCCAGGCGGAAAAGCATCGCGTCACTTGCGTGTGCCTGTTCACGCGCATCCCGGATTTTTTCTCGCGTATGGGATTCACGGTCGCAGCACATCAGGATCTTCCCGACAAGATTCATAAAGACTGTTACAAATGCCCGCGTCTTCATTATTGTGATGAAGTTGCAATGATCCGCGGAGAAGTGCCACGCTTTGCGATTCTCCCCGCGCCCACCAATTGGTTGAAGATACAGGCATGA
- the argB gene encoding acetylglutamate kinase has product MKVVVKIGGAALEDKSVLHKCAHAVVQMAQDGHQIAVVHGGGTALTRTLKLLGKTSDFINGLRVTDAETRDVAVMVLAGIVNKSLVAAIAMAGQPAVGLCGGDGGAFRARKKQGQEHDLGFVGEICFSEPRWIRAIWTEGGVPVLSSVALGADGQYYNVNADQMAAACAVACQADALIFLTDVPGVKQADGSVMPWLNIKQVAGMIEDSTITGGMLPKLEACTDALKHGVGRVRILPASEADSLPLFYFSKLECGTEVLRA; this is encoded by the coding sequence ATGAAGGTCGTCGTAAAAATTGGTGGTGCGGCGCTCGAGGATAAATCGGTCCTTCACAAGTGCGCCCATGCAGTGGTGCAAATGGCGCAAGACGGCCACCAGATCGCCGTCGTCCATGGCGGCGGAACTGCGCTTACGCGCACGCTGAAACTGCTCGGCAAGACCAGCGATTTCATCAACGGGCTGCGCGTTACCGATGCGGAGACGCGTGACGTTGCGGTGATGGTGCTGGCAGGAATCGTCAACAAGAGTCTGGTCGCCGCGATTGCCATGGCCGGACAGCCTGCGGTGGGACTCTGTGGCGGTGACGGCGGCGCATTTCGCGCCCGCAAGAAACAGGGGCAGGAACACGATCTTGGATTCGTGGGGGAGATTTGTTTTTCCGAGCCGCGCTGGATCCGCGCCATCTGGACCGAAGGTGGAGTTCCTGTCCTCTCCTCGGTGGCGCTCGGAGCCGACGGCCAGTATTACAACGTGAATGCTGATCAGATGGCGGCCGCGTGCGCAGTGGCGTGTCAGGCGGACGCGCTCATTTTTTTGACCGACGTGCCGGGAGTCAAACAAGCCGACGGCTCGGTGATGCCTTGGCTGAATATCAAACAGGTAGCCGGGATGATTGAAGATTCCACCATCACCGGCGGCATGTTGCCCAAGCTTGAAGCCTGTACTGACGCGCTGAAGCACGGTGTGGGGCGCGTGCGCATCCTGCCCGCGTCCGAGGCCGACAGCCTGCCGCTCTTCTACTTCTCCAAATTGGAGTGTGGTACCGAGGTACTGCGCGCGTGA
- the hisI gene encoding phosphoribosyl-AMP cyclohydrolase, protein MTTEIDFEKMGGLVPAIVQDLSNGEVLMVGFMNREALLRTLQSGYVTFFSRTRNELWTKGESSGNRLRLLSCQTDCDRDTVLVGVEVEGAGLVCHRGTRSCFTEAVPFRAAGSTVAAQPTEAL, encoded by the coding sequence ATGACAACCGAAATTGACTTTGAAAAAATGGGCGGCCTCGTCCCAGCAATTGTGCAGGATCTCTCCAATGGCGAGGTCCTGATGGTGGGATTCATGAATCGCGAGGCGTTGCTGCGGACTCTGCAAAGCGGGTACGTGACGTTCTTCAGCCGGACTCGCAACGAACTCTGGACCAAGGGCGAGAGTTCGGGCAACCGCCTCCGATTGCTTTCCTGCCAAACCGATTGCGACCGCGACACAGTGTTAGTAGGAGTGGAGGTCGAGGGTGCTGGCCTGGTGTGCCATCGGGGAACGCGCTCGTGCTTCACGGAAGCGGTTCCGTTCCGCGCGGCCGGCTCTACCGTGGCGGCTCAGCCGACGGAGGCGTTGTGA
- the hisH gene encoding imidazole glycerol phosphate synthase subunit HisH: MIAIVDYGAGNPVSVKKALDWLGQECTITADSETVATAARVVLPGVGHFAATESLGRSGLQKAITAAIACGAPFLGICVGMQWMFAHSAEAPKVAGLGVLKGTCERFPAKVKSPHVGWNALAISADSRLLKGISPGSFVYFSHSFRVPLTAETVASCEYGGKFSAAVERDNLYGVQFHPEKSGAIGLRVLQNFCAL, encoded by the coding sequence ATGATCGCGATCGTGGATTACGGCGCGGGCAATCCGGTCTCGGTCAAGAAAGCACTGGACTGGCTGGGGCAGGAATGCACGATCACTGCGGATTCCGAAACGGTTGCCACTGCGGCGCGCGTCGTACTCCCTGGTGTTGGTCATTTTGCGGCAACGGAGAGTCTGGGCAGATCCGGTTTGCAGAAGGCAATCACCGCCGCAATCGCTTGCGGGGCGCCTTTTCTCGGAATTTGCGTGGGGATGCAATGGATGTTCGCGCACAGCGCGGAAGCGCCGAAGGTTGCTGGCCTCGGAGTCCTTAAAGGCACGTGCGAACGATTTCCCGCGAAAGTGAAATCGCCGCACGTGGGCTGGAACGCACTCGCAATCTCAGCGGATTCCCGCTTGCTAAAGGGAATCTCTCCCGGCTCATTCGTCTATTTCTCCCACTCCTTTCGCGTTCCATTGACCGCAGAGACGGTCGCAAGCTGCGAATACGGCGGTAAATTTTCGGCAGCCGTGGAGCGCGACAATCTTTATGGAGTTCAATTTCATCCGGAAAAATCGGGAGCCATCGGACTCCGTGTTCTGCAGAACTTCTGTGCCCTCTGA
- the hisF gene encoding imidazole glycerol phosphate synthase subunit HisF, producing the protein MLTKRIIACLDVDGGRVVKGVQFVNLRDAGDPAELAKAHSESGADEVVLLDISAAHQNRATLLDIVSRTARQLFIPFTVGGGIRTLEDAAAVFAAGADKVSINSSALADPALITRIADRFGSQAVVVAIDAKRSESTQHWEAFTRGGRTASGKDAVVWARDAERRGAGEILLTSMDRDGTASGFDCELTRAVADAVRIPVIASGGAGGAEHFVEVFRKGHADAALAASIFHYGMERLVDLKQTLQSAGIPMRLPC; encoded by the coding sequence ATGCTCACCAAACGAATCATCGCTTGTCTCGACGTGGACGGCGGACGCGTCGTCAAAGGAGTTCAATTCGTGAACTTGCGCGACGCAGGCGACCCTGCAGAACTGGCGAAAGCCCACAGCGAGTCGGGAGCAGATGAAGTGGTGCTTCTCGATATTTCGGCGGCACATCAGAATCGCGCGACCCTCCTCGACATCGTGTCCCGCACGGCTCGCCAACTTTTCATTCCTTTCACCGTTGGCGGAGGAATTCGTACGCTCGAAGATGCGGCCGCAGTGTTCGCAGCGGGCGCTGATAAGGTCAGTATTAATTCATCAGCCCTTGCGGATCCGGCTTTGATCACGCGAATCGCCGACCGGTTCGGCTCGCAGGCAGTGGTGGTGGCAATTGATGCCAAGCGGTCAGAGAGTACCCAGCACTGGGAAGCATTCACGCGCGGTGGCCGAACTGCTTCTGGAAAAGATGCAGTTGTGTGGGCTCGCGACGCCGAACGCCGTGGTGCCGGAGAGATCCTGCTGACGTCGATGGACCGGGACGGCACCGCGTCAGGTTTTGATTGCGAGTTGACGCGAGCAGTCGCAGATGCGGTTCGCATCCCCGTCATTGCCTCCGGTGGGGCAGGCGGCGCCGAACATTTCGTCGAAGTCTTCCGCAAAGGACACGCTGACGCTGCGCTGGCCGCATCGATATTCCACTACGGCATGGAACGACTCGTCGATCTGAAGCAAACACTCCAATCAGCAGGGATACCGATGAGGCTGCCATGCTGA
- a CDS encoding 1-(5-phosphoribosyl)-5-[(5-phosphoribosylamino)methylideneamino] imidazole-4-carboxamide isomerase: protein MLIPSIDLMGGKIVQLVQGKKKALEFDDFDEWVNRFSKYPLVQLIDLDAATGRGNNAELVRDFARRLPCQLGGGIRTLEAARASLELGARRIILGSSLISNGAIDTAFARKLAEDLGVEKLVFAVDSKGGRVAIRGWQETTTITALEMIRALDPFCAAFLYTHIDTEGMLQGIPMEIVRTLRQATSRQLIAAGGIRSQEEVDQLHAIGVDAVVGMAIYTGLMQA, encoded by the coding sequence ATGCTGATTCCGTCGATAGATTTGATGGGCGGGAAGATCGTCCAACTCGTTCAGGGAAAGAAGAAGGCACTGGAGTTCGATGACTTCGACGAATGGGTAAATCGGTTCTCGAAGTATCCATTGGTGCAATTGATTGACCTGGATGCGGCAACCGGGCGGGGCAACAACGCGGAACTGGTACGTGATTTTGCACGACGGCTGCCGTGCCAGCTTGGCGGCGGGATCCGCACGCTGGAAGCGGCTCGGGCGTCGCTTGAACTCGGCGCTCGCCGGATCATCCTCGGCTCGTCTTTGATTTCAAATGGCGCGATCGACACTGCGTTTGCGCGAAAGTTGGCGGAGGATCTCGGGGTCGAAAAACTGGTCTTCGCCGTGGACTCCAAAGGTGGACGGGTCGCAATCCGCGGGTGGCAAGAAACAACTACGATCACGGCGCTGGAGATGATCCGCGCCCTCGACCCTTTTTGCGCCGCATTCCTCTATACGCACATCGACACGGAAGGAATGCTGCAAGGAATTCCCATGGAAATTGTACGAACGTTGCGGCAGGCAACTTCACGACAGCTCATCGCCGCGGGAGGAATTCGATCACAAGAGGAAGTGGATCAGCTGCACGCGATCGGGGTGGACGCAGTCGTCGGAATGGCAATCTACACCGGCCTTATGCAGGCGTGA